One Candidatus Brocadia sp. DNA window includes the following coding sequences:
- a CDS encoding transketolase family protein, which translates to MTEMVATRQAYGDALLELGEKNKDIVVLDADLSKSTTTAKFGKKYPERFFNMGVAEANMMNTAAGLATCGKIPFVSSFSIFATGRAWEQIRNTICYSGLNVKIVATHSGVSVGPDGASHQCIEDISLMRTIPTMAVVEPCDAVETRKTILAAVDYKGPLYIRLGRAAVPIITKKEDPYTIGRANILRTGEDVAIIACGALVVHSLAAADMLSEEGIKATVVNMHTVKPIDREILENAAKQSKAVVTAEQHVLDGGLGSAVASILARTYPVPIEMVGIDNRFGQSGEPDILFKEYHLLPEDIVLAAKRAIERKKK; encoded by the coding sequence ATGACTGAAATGGTAGCCACGCGTCAGGCATATGGTGACGCACTGTTAGAGCTTGGAGAAAAAAACAAAGACATCGTGGTTCTGGATGCTGACCTCTCAAAGTCCACGACAACAGCCAAATTTGGCAAAAAATATCCCGAACGGTTCTTTAATATGGGAGTTGCTGAGGCCAATATGATGAATACGGCTGCGGGGTTGGCAACGTGCGGAAAGATTCCTTTTGTGAGCAGTTTTAGCATCTTTGCAACAGGCCGGGCATGGGAGCAGATTAGAAATACGATCTGTTACAGTGGACTAAATGTAAAAATTGTTGCCACCCATAGCGGTGTATCAGTTGGACCTGACGGTGCATCACATCAATGTATAGAAGATATCTCCCTGATGCGAACAATTCCAACTATGGCGGTTGTTGAACCGTGTGATGCAGTTGAAACAAGAAAGACCATTCTGGCGGCTGTAGACTATAAAGGTCCACTCTATATCCGGTTGGGTAGGGCTGCCGTGCCCATAATTACTAAAAAAGAAGACCCTTACACCATTGGAAGGGCAAATATCCTCAGAACGGGAGAGGATGTGGCGATTATCGCCTGTGGGGCATTGGTGGTACACTCACTTGCAGCAGCCGACATGCTATCAGAGGAGGGAATTAAGGCAACGGTAGTCAATATGCACACGGTAAAACCAATAGATCGGGAAATACTGGAAAATGCAGCAAAACAATCGAAGGCCGTGGTAACTGCAGAACAGCATGTACTGGACGGTGGTTTGGGCAGTGCGGTTGCGTCGATATTAGCACGAACCTACCCTGTACCTATCGAGATGGTCGGCATCGATAATCGTTTTGGCCAATCGGGAGAACCCGATATCCTCTTCAAAGAATACCACCTCTTACCGGAAGATATTGTTCTGGCAGCAAAACGAGCCATAGAGCGAAAGAAAAAATGA
- a CDS encoding S41 family peptidase — protein MKKRICIFFLFITLTALRAISFGQDKPPEKPQVEGKEQVKPTSESIYEEFEELIKVVKELQDKYVEEIQLNTILVNAYCGMLSGLDPYSQYFSPEELEDLKIETEGEFEGLGIEVIIKDGLLIVITPLLDSPAFKAGILVGDRIIKIDGESTENMSIREAIKKLRGKLGTKITLTVVHEGDTAPVDITIERAKIYVNSIRGARIADDEYKIGYLAVSNFQENTTKDMDIAIQDLLKKGMKSLILDLRFNPGGLLNAAVDMADKFLEKGIIVSTRGRDKTQNYIYHARKKGTYPNFPMVVLVNNGSASASEIVAGALKDHKRGLLLGVKTFGKGSVQSLIPVGDGKAALKLTTARYYTPSGVCIHEKGIEPDIQVPLNFAEIKALHEHLATLNIESKMNEVKKKDAVHKDLTEGKETPKYEDIQLKRAIDILKGIEVYAKSMRTH, from the coding sequence ATGAAAAAAAGGATATGCATCTTTTTCTTATTTATAACCCTCACAGCACTGAGAGCGATTTCGTTTGGGCAGGACAAACCTCCCGAAAAACCTCAGGTTGAGGGAAAAGAACAGGTTAAGCCGACCAGTGAAAGCATTTATGAGGAGTTTGAAGAGCTTATTAAAGTCGTAAAGGAATTACAAGACAAATATGTCGAAGAAATACAGCTGAACACAATCCTCGTAAATGCATACTGCGGGATGCTTTCCGGGCTTGATCCTTACAGTCAATATTTTAGCCCCGAAGAGTTAGAAGATCTCAAAATTGAAACGGAGGGAGAGTTTGAAGGACTGGGAATCGAAGTAATCATTAAAGATGGATTGTTAATAGTGATTACCCCCCTGCTCGATTCTCCTGCATTTAAAGCCGGAATTTTGGTGGGTGACCGAATCATCAAAATCGATGGCGAATCTACGGAAAACATGAGTATTCGTGAAGCAATAAAAAAGCTTCGGGGAAAGTTAGGGACAAAGATTACCCTGACTGTTGTTCACGAAGGCGATACAGCACCTGTAGATATTACCATCGAACGTGCGAAAATTTATGTAAACAGCATCCGGGGTGCCAGAATAGCGGATGATGAGTATAAGATCGGTTACCTTGCCGTATCGAATTTTCAGGAAAATACCACAAAGGACATGGATATAGCTATCCAGGATTTGTTGAAAAAAGGCATGAAAAGTTTGATACTGGATTTGAGATTTAATCCTGGCGGATTATTAAACGCCGCTGTAGATATGGCCGATAAATTCCTTGAAAAGGGTATAATTGTTTCCACACGTGGGAGAGATAAGACACAGAATTATATATACCACGCCCGGAAGAAGGGAACGTATCCCAATTTCCCAATGGTAGTATTGGTAAATAATGGAAGTGCAAGCGCCTCAGAAATTGTTGCGGGTGCACTGAAAGACCACAAACGGGGATTACTGCTGGGTGTTAAGACATTTGGCAAAGGGTCTGTTCAAAGCCTGATTCCCGTGGGAGATGGAAAGGCTGCTTTAAAATTGACGACCGCACGGTATTATACCCCTTCCGGAGTTTGTATCCATGAAAAAGGGATTGAACCTGATATACAGGTACCACTCAATTTTGCGGAAATAAAGGCACTGCACGAGCATTTAGCCACGTTAAACATTGAGAGCAAAATGAATGAAGTTAAGAAGAAGGATGCAGTTCACAAAGATCTCACTGAGGGAAAAGAAACGCCAAAATATGAAGATATCCAGCTCAAAAGAGCAATTGATATTCTGAAAGGCATTGAGGTTTATGCGAAGAGTATGCGCACTCATTAA
- the tsaD gene encoding tRNA (adenosine(37)-N6)-threonylcarbamoyltransferase complex transferase subunit TsaD, translating to MLILGIETSCDETSASLVKDGREILASIILSQDTLHRNFGGVVPEIACRAHLESIIGVINNALADAKIQLTEIDAIAVVNTPGLIGALLIGVTAAKTLCMVLDKPLIATDHLHAHIYANNLEYADIPYPAVSLVVSGGHTILFLSESETKHVPLGWTIDDAAGEAFDKVAKILGLGYPGGPIIDKLARRGNQCAVTFPRAYLEKDSLDFSFSGLKTAVLYYYRGQDLKDTDTKTLSDQKIADIAASFQEAVVDVLVDKTALAAKMYNVCSILTGGGVAANSRLRQRLKDKSKELSIPVYCPSVRLCTDNAAMVAGLAYKKYLEGDISGFDIEAIP from the coding sequence ATGCTAATTCTGGGCATTGAAACATCCTGTGACGAGACATCGGCTTCTCTTGTGAAAGATGGTAGAGAGATATTAGCAAGCATTATTTTGTCACAGGATACATTGCATCGTAACTTTGGAGGTGTGGTTCCTGAAATTGCCTGTCGCGCTCATTTAGAGTCCATCATAGGGGTCATTAACAATGCCCTTGCAGATGCAAAAATACAACTTACTGAAATCGATGCAATTGCAGTCGTTAATACACCCGGGCTGATTGGCGCCTTGCTTATTGGTGTAACGGCGGCTAAGACGTTGTGCATGGTGTTGGACAAACCTTTGATAGCTACCGACCACCTCCATGCCCATATCTATGCGAATAACCTTGAATACGCCGATATACCGTATCCTGCTGTCAGCCTTGTCGTTTCGGGAGGCCATACCATACTTTTTTTATCCGAAAGCGAGACGAAACATGTTCCGCTGGGCTGGACAATTGATGACGCGGCTGGCGAGGCTTTTGATAAAGTAGCAAAGATATTGGGCCTTGGTTATCCCGGTGGGCCCATCATTGACAAACTGGCAAGGCGTGGGAACCAATGTGCAGTGACATTCCCTAGGGCTTATCTTGAGAAGGATTCACTTGATTTTAGTTTTAGCGGACTCAAGACGGCGGTACTCTATTACTACCGGGGGCAAGATTTAAAAGATACCGATACAAAAACATTATCTGATCAAAAAATAGCAGATATTGCCGCAAGCTTTCAGGAAGCAGTGGTGGATGTTTTGGTGGATAAAACTGCCCTGGCCGCAAAAATGTATAACGTATGCAGTATACTGACGGGCGGTGGTGTTGCGGCAAACTCCAGGCTTCGGCAGAGACTAAAAGACAAATCGAAAGAGTTGTCTATTCCGGTCTATTGTCCATCAGTTCGGCTCTGTACGGATAATGCTGCTATGGTGGCTGGACTTGCCTATAAGAAGTACTTAGAAGGGGATATTTCAGGGTTTGATATAGAAGCTATTCCCTAA
- the larB gene encoding nickel pincer cofactor biosynthesis protein LarB — MDIDVIKQLLEGYKAGEVSIHDVLGKIRELPYKDIGFAKVDSHRKIRCGFPEVIFCMGKTPDQVVKIAEHIVAGENDMLATRASMEIYEAVSRKFPEAAYHEQARAITIRKTRRKTRKGLILIITAGTSDIPVAEEARVTAEIMGNNVRVLYDVGVAGIHRLMKNHSELLKASVIIVVAGMEGALASVVGGLVNCPVIGVPTSVGYGASFYGIAALLSMLNSCASGVSVVNIDNGFGAAYVASLINQTKKLL; from the coding sequence ATGGATATTGATGTTATAAAACAATTATTAGAAGGTTATAAAGCCGGGGAAGTGTCGATACATGACGTCCTGGGAAAGATCAGAGAATTGCCTTATAAGGATATTGGTTTTGCTAAGGTAGACAGTCATCGTAAAATTCGTTGTGGTTTTCCAGAGGTCATTTTTTGCATGGGAAAGACCCCTGATCAGGTTGTGAAGATCGCAGAACATATCGTTGCAGGTGAGAATGATATGCTTGCAACCCGCGCGAGCATGGAAATTTATGAGGCCGTTTCAAGGAAATTTCCAGAAGCCGCTTACCATGAACAGGCAAGAGCAATTACGATACGAAAGACCCGTCGAAAGACCCGCAAAGGGTTAATCTTAATCATAACCGCAGGTACCTCTGATATCCCTGTTGCAGAGGAGGCAAGGGTGACGGCGGAGATCATGGGCAATAATGTGCGGGTATTGTATGATGTTGGTGTCGCAGGGATCCATCGGCTTATGAAAAATCATAGTGAATTACTAAAGGCAAGCGTGATTATTGTAGTGGCCGGAATGGAAGGTGCATTGGCGAGTGTCGTAGGAGGTTTGGTAAATTGCCCTGTCATTGGTGTGCCAACAAGTGTTGGTTACGGAGCCAGCTTTTATGGAATTGCAGCACTTTTATCTATGCTGAATAGTTGCGCCTCTGGTGTATCGGTTGTAAATATTGACAACGGCTTTGGGGCTGCTTATGTTGCTTCTTTGATCAATCAGACAAAAAAGTTACTGTAA
- a CDS encoding NAD(P)H-hydrate dehydratase, with product MYEVKALPKIPSRKPDTHKGNYGRVLVLAGSSGMTGAACLCSSAALRAGAGLVTLGIPESLQGVVASKLTCVMTHPLPETHVKTLSELGRQDILDFSQQFDVIAIGPGLSQYLETKRLVLWLLQSLDRPIVLDADGINALADNPEVLQKTKKQIIFTPHPGEMARLLGISSTQEIQSHRLDVSRMFVKGKNNVTLVLKGHQTIVMNEEKFYINKTGNPGMATAGAGDVLTGMIAAFLGQNFTPFEAAQIGVHLHGLAGDLAAQEMGEISMIATDIVNKLPKAFLTYKESTSI from the coding sequence ATGTATGAGGTAAAAGCATTACCAAAGATTCCTTCCAGAAAACCTGATACTCACAAAGGTAACTACGGAAGGGTATTGGTGCTGGCTGGTTCCAGTGGTATGACGGGTGCAGCGTGCCTGTGCAGCAGCGCTGCGCTGCGTGCCGGCGCTGGACTTGTAACCCTGGGAATCCCGGAGAGTTTGCAGGGAGTCGTGGCATCCAAACTGACCTGCGTCATGACGCATCCCCTGCCAGAGACGCATGTAAAAACCCTTTCTGAATTGGGGCGTCAGGATATCCTTGATTTTTCGCAACAGTTTGATGTTATTGCCATCGGTCCCGGACTGTCCCAGTACCTTGAGACGAAGAGACTGGTACTATGGTTATTACAATCTCTGGATCGGCCCATTGTGCTGGATGCTGACGGAATCAATGCTTTGGCAGATAATCCGGAAGTATTACAGAAAACAAAAAAACAGATCATTTTTACACCACATCCTGGAGAGATGGCACGCCTTCTCGGAATATCTTCTACGCAGGAAATTCAATCTCACCGCTTGGATGTGTCCAGGATGTTTGTTAAAGGCAAGAATAATGTGACCCTGGTGTTAAAGGGACATCAGACCATTGTTATGAATGAAGAGAAGTTTTATATAAATAAGACAGGTAATCCCGGAATGGCTACTGCCGGGGCTGGCGATGTGTTGACCGGCATGATTGCGGCCTTCCTGGGGCAAAATTTTACACCCTTTGAGGCTGCACAGATTGGTGTGCATTTACATGGTTTGGCAGGAGATCTTGCAGCGCAGGAAATGGGTGAAATTTCGATGATTGCCACGGATATAGTGAATAAATTACCGAAGGCATTCCTGACTTATAAAGAAAGTACGAGTATATGA
- a CDS encoding P-II family nitrogen regulator: MKKITAIVREDRFAMVKDALLDIGYPGMTVTEVKGHGHQKGITEQWRGRTFRTDLLKKIQMEMVVLDKDAEKIIQCIVKEAKTGNIGDGKIFVSPIENVIRIRTGEKGEKAI, from the coding sequence ATGAAAAAGATTACTGCAATTGTAAGAGAAGATAGGTTTGCGATGGTAAAGGACGCTTTATTGGATATTGGGTATCCTGGTATGACGGTAACCGAAGTAAAAGGGCATGGTCATCAAAAGGGCATTACCGAGCAGTGGCGCGGAAGAACATTTAGAACAGATCTTTTAAAGAAAATACAGATGGAAATGGTAGTTTTGGATAAGGATGCCGAAAAAATTATACAATGCATCGTAAAGGAAGCGAAGACAGGCAATATCGGAGACGGAAAGATTTTTGTTTCCCCTATTGAAAATGTTATTCGTATTCGTACAGGGGAAAAGGGCGAAAAAGCCATTTAG
- a CDS encoding response regulator — protein sequence MLFVFVQGKRAKKPFSECHHQTKVLRMTQNTILIVDDKENILKTLEALLENEGYKIFFADNGFKGLEIIKHEDIHLVISDHKMPNMDGTQFLKEVKQLLPDTVRIMLTGHADLDVAIKAINEGEVYRLITKPWNNTELLSTIKQGFEYYNLQQELDRLNKLIQLQNRELKDWNSKLEQKVSEQTEQIRDLFLDAIKSLVFALEAKDKYTEGHSRRVTKYTTYICEKLSLSNEDAEDIKLASLLHDIGKIGVKESILDKHGKLTGDEYDHIKTHVVICERILAPIIKKESVIQIVMHHHEHVDGSGYPEGLKDTAIPLGARIVAVADAFDALLSERPYRKALDKESALRELIKYSGIYFDPEIVKILAEDGCNLVK from the coding sequence ATGTTATTCGTATTCGTACAGGGGAAAAGGGCGAAAAAGCCATTTAGTGAATGTCATCATCAAACAAAGGTTCTGCGGATGACACAAAATACAATACTTATTGTGGATGATAAAGAAAATATTCTCAAAACTTTGGAAGCACTCCTTGAGAATGAAGGCTATAAGATTTTTTTTGCAGATAATGGTTTTAAGGGGCTGGAAATTATCAAACATGAAGATATACATCTGGTCATCTCTGACCATAAGATGCCCAATATGGATGGTACACAGTTTCTCAAAGAGGTAAAACAGTTATTACCGGATACGGTCAGGATCATGTTAACCGGACATGCCGATTTAGATGTAGCTATAAAAGCAATAAACGAAGGTGAAGTTTATCGACTTATTACAAAACCGTGGAACAACACAGAACTTTTAAGTACTATCAAACAAGGCTTTGAATACTACAATTTGCAGCAGGAATTAGATCGATTAAACAAGCTTATACAGTTACAAAATAGAGAACTTAAGGATTGGAATTCCAAACTTGAGCAAAAAGTGTCTGAACAAACCGAGCAAATAAGGGATTTATTCCTTGACGCTATTAAATCCCTTGTCTTCGCACTGGAAGCAAAAGACAAATATACGGAAGGGCATTCCCGGCGGGTCACAAAATACACTACTTACATCTGTGAAAAACTGTCTTTATCAAATGAAGATGCAGAAGATATTAAACTCGCAAGTCTATTGCATGATATTGGGAAAATAGGCGTCAAAGAATCCATATTAGACAAACATGGCAAATTGACAGGTGATGAGTATGATCATATCAAAACCCATGTTGTTATTTGTGAACGTATCCTGGCGCCCATTATCAAAAAAGAATCAGTCATCCAGATCGTTATGCACCATCATGAACATGTCGATGGCAGTGGATACCCGGAAGGGCTTAAAGATACTGCAATTCCTCTGGGGGCCAGAATAGTTGCCGTAGCGGACGCCTTTGATGCATTGTTATCGGAGCGACCTTATCGTAAAGCGCTTGACAAAGAAAGTGCCCTTAGAGAACTGATAAAATATTCAGGCATATACTTTGATCCTGAGATTGTTAAGATACTTGCAGAGGACGGATGTAACCTTGTAAAATGA
- the hxlB gene encoding 6-phospho-3-hexuloisomerase: protein MSDKCLEENKLKIGGNSIGIKAITHIILDEIQSVLDRIDEKAYEEFVSQILAAKNVFVTGQGRSGLVSRTFAMRLTHIGLNAYCVGDATTPNIDRGDLLIACSSSGSTHITRYIAGLARKANATVVAVTSHKNSPLAAQADIVIELPVQEVSTNYKNSGSIQFRSTLFEQACLVYLDGVILSLVKRLNSSENEMHKRHSNLE from the coding sequence ATGTCCGACAAGTGTTTAGAGGAAAATAAATTGAAGATCGGTGGTAATTCAATAGGTATCAAGGCAATTACGCACATTATATTGGATGAAATCCAATCCGTACTCGATAGGATCGATGAGAAAGCTTACGAGGAGTTTGTATCGCAAATTCTCGCTGCTAAAAACGTATTTGTTACAGGCCAGGGACGATCGGGTCTGGTATCCCGTACCTTTGCCATGAGGCTCACTCACATCGGTTTAAATGCGTACTGTGTTGGTGATGCTACAACCCCGAATATTGATAGGGGTGATCTGTTGATAGCATGTAGCAGTTCGGGCAGTACACACATTACCCGTTATATCGCCGGACTGGCAAGAAAGGCCAACGCCACAGTAGTTGCAGTAACTTCTCACAAAAACTCCCCGCTTGCCGCACAGGCGGACATTGTTATCGAATTGCCTGTACAGGAAGTGAGTACCAATTATAAAAACAGTGGGTCGATTCAATTTCGCAGTACACTCTTTGAGCAGGCGTGCCTGGTATACCTAGATGGGGTTATTCTTTCGTTGGTAAAAAGATTGAATAGTTCTGAGAACGAAATGCATAAAAGGCATTCCAATCTGGAATAA
- a CDS encoding YggT family protein: protein MGEILGKLISLYEIALLIRIVLSWVPHNPYNQAIQFLYKITDPVLNPVRKLIPPLRGIDFSPVIVFIGLGIVKRIVGGIF from the coding sequence ATGGGAGAGATTCTCGGTAAACTCATTAGCCTTTACGAAATTGCACTGCTTATTAGAATTGTACTCTCATGGGTACCGCACAATCCCTATAACCAGGCTATACAATTTCTCTATAAAATTACAGACCCCGTGTTGAATCCCGTACGAAAACTCATTCCACCCCTGAGAGGTATAGATTTTTCCCCCGTGATTGTATTTATTGGTTTAGGTATTGTCAAACGGATTGTAGGGGGAATATTTTGA
- a CDS encoding U32 family peptidase — MMQTSNFTYKKPELVAPAGDIEKLKTAIEYGADAIYVGGENFNLRMGAPGLTLSEIEEATTWVHERRRKIYITLNIFARNYHVSGIRPYLKKLAEIPIDAVIVSDPGIFLTVREIAPHIPIHLSTQANTTNVKSVEFWHQQGVKRVVLARELSLGEIREITNTSQIETEVFVHGAMCMSYSGRCLLSSFMTNRHANLGDCSHSCRWQYVLKEEKRPNETYPIVEDESGTFILSSKDLCMIQHIPELVHAGIAAWKIEGRMKSQYYVAAVTRIYREALDRYFADPHGYVYDPKWLSELEKVSHREYGTGFFFGNQGYRNQTTHPGNFYIKEYDYLGMIHNVLSDGLAEVLVKNRISGNTFVEIMGRRLNEDFTQVLLDLRNEYNEAIETAHVGQKVLIKVSRPVHKYFMLRKCG; from the coding sequence ATGATGCAAACAAGCAACTTTACATACAAAAAACCTGAACTGGTTGCGCCAGCCGGAGATATTGAAAAGCTCAAGACAGCGATTGAATATGGCGCTGATGCCATCTATGTGGGTGGAGAAAATTTTAACCTGCGTATGGGGGCTCCCGGTCTGACGTTATCGGAAATCGAAGAGGCAACAACCTGGGTCCATGAACGAAGGAGAAAAATTTATATTACCTTGAACATCTTTGCCCGCAATTATCATGTTTCTGGCATACGTCCTTATTTAAAAAAGCTTGCTGAAATCCCGATTGATGCAGTAATCGTTTCAGACCCGGGTATTTTCTTAACGGTAAGGGAAATTGCCCCGCATATTCCCATACATCTCAGTACACAGGCGAACACCACCAATGTAAAATCTGTTGAGTTCTGGCATCAACAGGGCGTGAAACGGGTGGTACTCGCCAGAGAATTAAGTCTGGGGGAAATCCGGGAAATCACGAATACTTCTCAAATAGAAACCGAGGTATTTGTACATGGCGCCATGTGCATGTCATATTCCGGACGTTGTCTCCTGAGTAGTTTTATGACCAACCGACATGCAAACCTGGGAGACTGCTCCCATTCGTGCCGATGGCAATATGTCCTGAAAGAGGAAAAACGACCAAATGAAACATATCCAATTGTGGAAGATGAAAGCGGTACATTTATCCTGAGTTCCAAGGACCTTTGTATGATTCAACATATTCCCGAACTGGTGCACGCAGGCATTGCCGCGTGGAAAATCGAAGGGCGTATGAAGAGTCAATATTATGTCGCCGCGGTGACAAGGATATACCGGGAGGCACTGGATCGTTATTTTGCCGATCCCCATGGATATGTGTATGACCCAAAATGGTTATCTGAGCTTGAAAAGGTAAGCCACAGGGAATATGGAACGGGCTTCTTTTTCGGAAACCAAGGGTATAGAAATCAGACTACACATCCTGGAAATTTTTACATTAAAGAATATGACTATCTTGGTATGATTCATAATGTGCTTTCTGATGGTCTGGCTGAGGTGTTGGTAAAAAACAGGATTTCGGGTAACACCTTTGTAGAAATAATGGGAAGACGTTTGAATGAAGATTTTACCCAGGTTCTGCTGGACCTCAGGAATGAATACAACGAGGCTATCGAAACTGCCCACGTGGGACAAAAGGTACTCATAAAGGTATCACGACCCGTCCATAAATATTTTATGCTCAGGAAATGTGGATGA
- a CDS encoding tetratricopeptide repeat protein, translating into MNIKTCILIASVVFVTGCGSTDYLKKISPFKKEESTLESKVGTQSSDTQKKEEIFVCAGDINVAYKKLGEVSLGEFGFSGHDILASKIRDKARAVGAQAVINIQYDTGASKSWAGYGELGGTDYGVRHTSWCKGMAIVFLESHDSLGLLLCNLTKENREWFGFKKAQTGVMVVNIMPGSIAENAGIAVEDLITEWNGEKVENKFLFKQMIERTAGKEVKLNLLRAGEIKMVTLSVPVTVKRLVVSSESTPPEKQKLPTNEKAEPSPYKISTHTPEVHNEIGDLYLRKGMYDEAIEEYKKAIEADPNCAIAHFNLSIVYDKKGMKEKADEEYATYKRLKPNRK; encoded by the coding sequence ATGAACATTAAAACATGTATCTTGATTGCTTCTGTCGTTTTCGTAACCGGATGTGGTTCAACTGATTATTTAAAAAAAATATCCCCTTTTAAAAAGGAAGAATCAACCCTTGAATCGAAAGTGGGTACACAATCCTCTGATACACAGAAAAAAGAGGAAATATTTGTGTGTGCGGGGGATATTAACGTTGCTTACAAAAAATTGGGGGAAGTGAGTCTGGGAGAGTTCGGTTTTTCGGGACACGATATTCTGGCTTCTAAAATAAGAGACAAGGCTCGTGCTGTTGGCGCGCAGGCAGTCATTAATATCCAGTATGACACGGGGGCTTCGAAATCATGGGCAGGATACGGCGAACTGGGGGGAACTGATTACGGGGTAAGGCATACATCGTGGTGTAAGGGAATGGCAATTGTGTTTTTAGAATCCCATGACTCGCTGGGCCTTCTGTTATGTAATCTTACAAAAGAAAACAGGGAGTGGTTTGGATTTAAAAAAGCACAGACTGGAGTAATGGTCGTTAATATTATGCCGGGAAGTATTGCAGAAAATGCCGGTATTGCGGTAGAAGACCTTATTACAGAGTGGAATGGTGAAAAAGTTGAAAACAAGTTCCTTTTCAAACAGATGATTGAAAGGACTGCTGGCAAGGAGGTTAAACTCAACCTGCTTCGTGCCGGGGAAATTAAGATGGTAACCTTATCCGTACCTGTCACCGTGAAGAGACTGGTTGTGTCATCTGAATCCACCCCTCCCGAAAAACAAAAATTGCCTACAAATGAAAAAGCAGAACCTTCCCCGTATAAAATTAGCACACATACCCCTGAGGTTCACAACGAAATTGGCGATCTTTACCTTCGAAAGGGAATGTATGATGAGGCCATCGAAGAATATAAAAAGGCCATTGAAGCTGACCCAAATTGTGCCATTGCCCATTTCAACCTCAGTATCGTATATGATAAAAAAGGCATGAAAGAAAAAGCCGACGAGGAGTACGCAACGTATAAAAGATTAAAACCAAATCGAAAGTAA